GACTTCCCATCAATACTAAATATTGTACCAACTACACTATCACATATATTTTTCTCAATATGCATCACATCCAAATTATGTCTTAGTTTTAATTTAGGCCAATATTCTAACTCCCAAAAAATACTTTTTCGCCTCCAGTTCATGTTATTTTCATAACAGGCATCCTTCATTTGTTGCTTATCGTCCTTAATGATCTTATCATTTTTACCTACCCTGCATTTCCATACACCTTTTAATTTATCTAAGATTTCATCTCCTGTTAAAATTCTTGGAGGTGGACGCCGTTCGATTGTACCATCATACTCCATATCATTGCGCCATTGGTGGTTCGGACACAAATATCGACGATGACCCATGAAACATGTTTTTCCTCTTATTCGAAATGAAGATGTGTCATCTTCACAAACAGGACAAGCTTTATAACCTTGAGTGCTATACCCAGATACAataccatatgctggaaaatcatggATTGTCCACAATATTGCTGCACGCATTGTAAAATATTCTTTATCAATAATATCAAAAGTACGTACACCATTTTCCCATAGTTCTTTCAGCTCATCGATCAGAGGTTGTAAATAGACATCTATGTCTTTTCCTGGAGCACGACGTCCCGGAATCAATAATGACATCATTAAGAATTCTCGTTTCATGCATCTCCATGACGGCATGTTATATGGCATTAGTAACACTGGCCACATACTATACGAGTTTGATAAATCACCGAATGGATTGAACCCATTTGTTGCAAATCCAAGCCTTACATTTCTAGATTCTTTTGCAAAATCTGGATATTGTCTatcaaaatccttccaaacctctGCATCTGCCGGGTGTCTAAGTACACCTTTTTTATCAACATGTTCTTCCTTATGCCACCTCATATCAGATGATGTATGGCGTGACATAAAAAGTCTCTGTAGTCGTGGAGTTATAGGAAAATATTGCATCTTTTTGTGTGGGATCTTCTTGCCTTTAGTTCCTTGGAATTTGAATCGTTCATGACCACATATAGGACATCTTTCAGCATTTTTACTCTCTTTCCAAAATAAAGCACAATCATACTCACATACATGAATAGTTTCGTACCCTAAACCAAGATCATGCAACATTTTCTTAGCGTCATAATAAGATCGTGGAATTTTATTGTCTTTGGGAAATGCTTTCGAAAGTAAGTCGAGCAACAAATCAAATGATTTGTTACTCCAACCACACATCACTTTAATGTGCATTAGATTAACAATAAATGTTAAGATTGAGAACGTTGTACATCCAAAGTATAACTCCTGTTCTGCTTCTGCAAATAAGTCAGGTAATGTATTCCTTTCATCATTGTGCTCATTTGAATCTCCAAGGTTCACAAAATCACTCTTCCTATGATATTGACTAGCTAAATCTTCTAATGCTGGTCTCatatcgtcattgtcttcatcatcATCACTGTCATATGGTATGTCCTCTTCACTGTTTGATTCTACTTCTTCTTGATCTTCGTTTACTTCTGTGATATCTTCCCCGCGAAACTCCCACATAACATATTTGGTAGAAAATCCTTTTACGAATATATGACGCTCAATTGTCTCTAAGTCATGATAATATAAGTTCATACATGAAACACATGGACATCGAATCTTATTTTCACCATTTAAATGCAAAGTAACTTAATTAAACTCTTAAGTCCATCAAAATACTCCACGGATAATCTATTCTTTTGGAAAATCCAACGTTTATCCATCATTTCTCTATTATCTTTCGAACAAGTAGACGATGGATTATActacattgagaaaaataaaatacttaattAGCCCTTGAATTGTAGTTATAGGGTAAGATATTATGGTACAAAAAACATGTATTCGATGCACGTATAGGGTAGGATATTAGTATAAGTGTTTCTTATCCTACTCTATTacatgcatattttttttttataaatgtgtttAATTTTAGTGCCAAATAGACGCATATGTGTAAGTTTTTAATTGGTACAtgccattattttttttatttttttatttaaaaaattcattcaaatattaaaaatttatttaaaatctaataaaaaaaattaaaaatcatttaacaaaaattataaaattttctttttaaaggaataaatactaaaattattattcatgaaacaaatttaattactaaattaaaataaaaaaccaaaaaactttagaaaatcctactataaattcaaatttaaaataattaaatatatagaaTTATAAGGTTCAATGATACCAAAACTAAAATAATAAGCTTAAACCCATTAAGGGAATTTTATTCTAATCAGACACTAATGAGCTTAATCctctcaactgcctataaataaggTTAGAGTATCACTTGTTTAGTGCATGCAAAATGCGACCTAATAAATCTCTAAAGAACTTAGGGcctgtttggtattgttttctgtttttttttttcaaaattttgttctcagaaatgagaacagaaaactgtttttgtagttttcaaaacaagaagtgtttggttaatgttttcttaaaacaattttttttagtttttttttttaaaatcttaaataaaaaattaacaaatatatttacaaagagaaaaatattttaaaagtttgtaataaataatgagataaaataatttgaaagaaaaaatgatgaaaaataagaagtgagaaagttaGTAAATAAAATTTGAGAACaatagaaaacaactttttgttgttctcaaaattttatgttttctgtaactttgtttttaaaaattgttttctaaaaacaatgccaaacactccaacttgttttcaaaaaacagtttttagcttttaaaaacaaaaaacaattttttagttaaaaTGCCAAACACCCTCTTAAGTTTTGCAAGTTCTTATTTCTTAATACAATTAACTCATGCATTAGGACTAATTAATAACCTAAATCCCGTACATATCacgtgtttgatttttttttatgctttattggtttatttttaattgacaAAAAAAGCAGTCAACAAGTATTAAATCTATCTCAATTCCAGAATGAGTGACTACTATCTCAGTTTTTGGATACGTGAGTAGTTTTAACGAAAAAAATCTTGAATacttaaactaataaaaaaatattgggtaatttttctacaattttttttttacaaacacTAGAAGATTTCTTAAATTCcaactttaattaaaaaaaattatcaaaaagaaaggaaaaattaaTAGAATGTCTCACAATAGTAAAGTTGATAAAGTTTGTACACAATATAAAAtacttttttagaaaaattaataataaagaaGCTCATTCCACAATCGAAAAAATGTACCACCACATAATTAACTTTGAAATTTTACGAATTCAAACGGGGTATTTCTATCAATGGAATATAAAGTGTGTTATGTTATCTAGGCAAAtaagtaattttattaaattaatattaaatcatTAAGTGGTCATTTTCCTTTCTCTAAGTATTTTatgtttctttttaattttatttctaaattaaaATGAAGGGCTTCAGCCAATACACCTCATCCGATCGAAAAGCCCATTtcgttttcttctttcttcttcgtATTCGTAGCTCCATCTCATTCACAAAGCCCTAGCTCCATCTCACTCTAATCTCTCTATCTCTCAGTTGAAATCAAACGCCAAACCCCATTATTCTTCCCCTCTCTCTCTCGTATTCCTGTCTCCCTCTCTCACTCTAGCTCTCTTTGTGTCTCTGATTCTAAGTTTCTTTCTTCTAATCCCTCTCTTTCTCACCCTTTCGCACAGCTACCATAGCCAATAAAGCTGAAAAGAAAAGCCCcatttcattttcttcttcatattccCCTATACACTCTCAAATCCCTAGCTCCCtcttactcaattcaaattaaacCCAGACCCCATTATTCTTCCCCTCTCTCTCGTATTCCTGTCTCACTCTagctctctctgtctctctcattCGAAGTTGAGGGTCCATGACTGATTTGATAATTGTTAGATGAATAAGGTTTTTTTGGGTTGTTGGATTTGATGAAGGCTGTGGCAGAGGTGCTTGGTAATGACGGGTTAGGGTCAGCCTATAAGGTCACCGTGGTCATTTGGGATGTCTGTGGCGTTCGACGTCGAGATAAGGTGGTTTGGTGGAGAGTGGAGAAACTGTTAGTCTCTGAGTACATTCCTAAAGGTAGATTTTATGCACGGTAAGAGAAATCTCCACATACACACACAAACACAAAATCATATTCTTTCACAgtcattaatttattaatatactcGTTCTAAACTAATCCAAGGAATCGCCAGGGGATCCTCTATACAGAGTTCTCAAACTACGATGGGGAAATCTGAAGCCCAGCAATGTCCTCTTGACACAGGTAaagcttggttttttttttcgtGTTCTATTCTTGGGTAGGCTTGAATTtggttttaatatatttttttttttgatctgtTCTAGTCATAGAGAATTAATTGATTGTTGGTGAGATGGAGCCTATAATGGCATTAAGAATTAATAGATCTTGGCGAATCCAAAATGAATAGTCAGGATTTGAGTGGTAGTTTCCAAGAGAGATAATTGGTAGAGTTTAGTTTTAGTGGAGTTTGGGCAGCAACGTTGATGCTGATTAGTATTTTGTTGGGTTCAATTGTATTGAGAATGGTTGGACTGGTATTAGTGGTGGTGGCCATGAGAGAAAAAACAAATATTTGGATCGATTTAAGGCTGTGATACCATAACAGATATATGCAGAACCACtctatattttattaataatgatCATATTTCAATGGATATTGTTTTAGTCAAAAAATATAGTAGGGAGTTCAAACCTGATATTGATATTTGGTACTAGTTCCTTCTATATTTGTTGTAATTGAAGCACCAAAAACTCTCCTTCTATCTCTATATCTCAGTTGAAGCACTTGAAATAGagagaaataaataaattttaaataaacaagCATATCATACAAGATAAGTGAACTAGTTACTtgttctttgtatttttttttctttgattatAGATTTCCATCAAAGAGTGTTTGATTTGTGTGATCAAAATGTCTGAAAACACCTAATGAATCTTCAAGAAAgtataacaacattcataagaaAAAAGAGATGTATATGTCTATGATCAATGTTTTTATTTCCAAGTTAATTTCAATGCATATTGTTTTAGTGAAATATGGTTCAGAGAATAAAAACCTGTTTGTCACTACCTTCTCCTTACACCCAGTTGAAGCACctaaagaaatttttttaattaaacaatcTAACCAATATAGTCATGATATTTAATCAGTATATGACATACATACCTCAACAAAATGTCGATGAactagtgaaaaaaaaaaaagatacttactatatatattaattttcttaGATAGTATCTTCCTTGAAAAActaaaatttaaatttcaaactagttatttgtaatttttttaattaatacttttatTTCCTATATTTGTGGCTGATTATACGTATATAGAGAGATAtgtatattatatgaaataaaaatttgaaaatattaaatagtttttttataattaatttttattatatttcccACTTTACACCGTTaggaaaaattaaaactaaatttacattttataattaatggttgttgtttcctaaatatgtgattatagttaaggaaaatattttttaattattaaaacactgaatatgcatatatataataggttagttttttaaattatgttaaaGATATTTGTATTATTGACCCATACATAGGAATCAGTTTTGCTGAGTCATATATTTGAATTAGGTTGTAATCACTCTAACCCACCAAAGCAAAACTTGATCgaaacataaacaaaaatcaTGCACTCTCTCTCTTTGGGTCcgcaccctctctctctctctttaggcTTTagcccactctctctctctctcttgatcaTCTTCTTACTGAGCTCTCTTTCTTTGTTTGTGGAGAGAGTCACTCTCCCTATGGTTTCTCTCTCAAAAAGAATATATTCTTTGCTTTATAGTTTTTAGTAGGTGGGTTTGATTTTTTTATCTCTAAAGCTCCACAGAAGATGCAAAAGTTCTCCTCCAACTCCAGGCCATTAAACTCAAATTCCCATTTGATTTAAAGCTCTATCTtttttttctctatctctcactCCAAAATCAATCTTGAAGCTTGAGAAGAAGAACAAAGTATTCTTCTTCTTTATGCCTCTTACTTAGTCTTTTTGTGCTCTTTTTTTGGCTCTCTggtgtgtatgtgtatgcataaTTGATGTTGTTTTTTCAAGTGCAAAACCAAGAGAAACTTATTGATAAAAACTACCTTAAGAGATGACTTTTCAAGAATTTCAAACTTCAAACCCTTTTCTTTGTGATTCAGGTGACATTCTTGGACAATAGATTAACTTAATAGACATTTTCTTTGTGTAAATGTGTGTCTATATATATGAATAATCCGTGTTTTTTTTCAAGTGAAAAACCAAGAGCCACTTACTGAGAAGAACTGCTTTAAGAGAGGTTTTGAGTTTTTTTCTCTTTGTGTGTCAAAATTCAGTTCTTTTGTGGGAAATTGGATGGCAATTCTATTAGTTTCTTAAAACTTTAATTTGATATTTCGTCATCGGTTTTCTACTTCTTCTTTCTATCTATGTAATGGAACAAGTGAGTGAGTATTTGGTAGCTTGGCTTTTAAGAAAGCTGATTTTAGGTGTGAAGTAGGAAGAGAATGATAAACATGAAGCCCTCTGTTCTTCAATCTGCATCTCACTCTTTCTATATTCTCTTTGATGCATTGGCAGCTTTCCAAATAAAGAAAAAGGTTAAGGAAGATGAGTTTGGTAGTTCTATGGAAGCATCAAACTGTGTCAAACAGGTATGAAAACCACtcactttttctttttattaGCTCTTCATATCTGTCACTGAGCTCACCACTGCCATACTTCAAGCATTTATGATTGATACAGTCATCCATTATTTTTCTCATTGGCATGTTGGTTTAAAGTATTGTGATTAAGCTCTTTAAAGTTGTATAAGGATTCTAAACAAATTCAATATCTTGTGTACAAATTCTGCACCTTGAAACAAGATTACAAGACCAATTTGAAAATTATAGGTGGATGTAGTCCTCAGTTATAACCAAAATAGATCATTTGAACTGACATgcaaatattttataaatgagTCAAAGCACCAAAAGTAAAAGGAAAGATTTTAGATGTTTTTCTTAGATTAGTGGTTGCATGTGTATCTTATATTGGGGTTGGATGTGGTATTGGTACAAATgtgacatttttttattttaccaatTTGTGAGAAGTAATGGATACCTCATAACCATTCCTTTCCTTTTTTGTTAGAGTCCAGTAATTATACCTCATAACATTGtcctttatttttcttcatgCACTGTGTTCTGAGAGAATGAAATTCAGTGTCCCCAAACCTTGAATgtttgttatttttctttatgCTTTATATTAATTGGATGTTGTAATTCTTTGCAATTGtccacaaaattaatattttagaaTTCTGAATGCTTGTGTGATGTATTTTCAGGAATGATTGTTGTTGGAACTAAAAACAGCAATAAAATGAAAAGAGCCTTCAAGAGGGAGCATGAAGTGGAATTGCTGCCAACTTctttatatatgtaaatatgaacTAAAAGTACAATTTTTGACATGTGTATAGATTTTTGTATTATgttttatattgattttgtactaaatattttttttttagtttgtattttgtttatgtattttataaaaattaattttgatattttattaatgttttttttttgtaaatattataataaaaaatagaattgataaaataattaaattaaaaaactaataaaattatatattaaaaaaattatttaatttattattaattttgctaCCAAATTTTAGTAGCAAAAGTATCGAATTTTCAAGTACAAAACAAATAATTTGCTACTAATTTTGTGATTGTTTGCTACCAAATTGTGGTAGTAAAATGATTTTGGtggattgaaaataaaataaattttaatgacACAAATTCTTTAGCTACCAATTTAAATGCAATTGGCTACCAAATTATAGAATCAAAAAACCTCTAGTAGTCCCGTAAAGTGGTGTTTTAGCTactagatttaatatttttagcTACTAAAAAATTAGTAGCAAATAAGAATAATTAGCTACAATATTTTTTGGTAGCAAGAAACCTTTAGCGACGGGGTTTTAGCTACGAACCAGCTACCataaaattttggtagcaaaaagGGTATTAGCTACCAAAAAGACATAGTTTGCTACCAGTTCTTTGGTAGGtaaaacactttttttttgtagtgtatggtctgacacagctcatgaacgagcttcaaatttttgagcctatcatgggtggacctagtaagggaggagaaaataagactactactattgttgctgatctagctaaggctaaaGCTTACCAAGATTCATCTTCAAAAGCtcgaaacaagaggaaaggtggaaaaaacaacaaccccaagcctgcaaagacgagtgtacaacctagtgcacagacgcctaaggggaagaacaagaaaaataagaaaggt
The genomic region above belongs to Humulus lupulus chromosome 1, drHumLupu1.1, whole genome shotgun sequence and contains:
- the LOC133810687 gene encoding uncharacterized protein LOC133810687 gives rise to the protein MWEFRGEDITEVNEDQEEVESNSEEDIPYDSDDDEDNDDMRPALEDLASQYHRKSDFVNLGDSNEHNDERNTLPDLFAEAEQELYFGCTTFSILTFIVNLMHIKVMCGWSNKSFDLLLDLLSKAFPKDNKIPRSYYDAKKMLHDLGLGYETIHVCEYDCALFWKESKNAERCPICGHERFKFQGTKGKKIPHKKMQYFPITPRLQRLFMSRHTSSDMRWHKEEHVDKKGVLRHPADAEVWKDFDRQYPDFAKESRNVRLGFATNGFNPFGDLSNSYSMWPVLLMPYNMPSWRCMKREFLMMSLLIPGRRAPGKDIDVYLQPLIDELKELWENGVRTFDIIDKEYFTMRAAILWTIHDFPAYGIVSGYSTQGYKACPVCEDDTSSFRIRGKTCFMGHRRYLCPNHQWRNDMEYDGTIERRPPPRILTGDEILDKLKGVWKCRVGKNDKIIKDDKQQMKDACYENNMNWRRKSIFWELEYWPKLKLRHNLDVMHIEKNICDSVVGTIFSIDGKSKDTEKARLD